One genomic segment of Bacillota bacterium includes these proteins:
- a CDS encoding DUF1028 domain-containing protein yields the protein MTFSVVAHDPASASWGVAVQSKFLAVGALVPWARAGAGAVATQAWCNTRYGPRGLELLGRGRSAREVVEELVAADPGRDQRQLAVVDARGEAWAWTGAACPDWAGHRTGPGFSCQGNILAGPRVVEAMAEAFAAARGELAERLLAALRAGQEAGGDRRGQESAALLVVREGGGYGGFDDRLVDLRVDDHPRPVEELGRLLELHRLYFGESREVLPLEGETARRLLAVLAAAGFHLDPGRGWDEAAERALRELYGIENFEERDPGPGKVDAEVLDFLARKYAPAEPTARGGAG from the coding sequence ATGACCTTCTCCGTCGTCGCCCACGACCCGGCCTCGGCCAGCTGGGGCGTGGCCGTCCAGAGCAAGTTCCTGGCCGTAGGTGCGCTGGTGCCCTGGGCGCGGGCCGGTGCCGGCGCCGTCGCCACCCAGGCCTGGTGCAACACCCGCTACGGGCCGCGCGGCCTCGAGCTGCTCGGCCGGGGGCGGTCCGCGCGCGAGGTGGTGGAGGAGCTGGTGGCCGCCGACCCGGGGCGCGACCAGCGCCAGCTGGCCGTAGTCGACGCGCGGGGCGAGGCCTGGGCCTGGACGGGCGCAGCCTGCCCGGATTGGGCCGGCCACCGGACGGGGCCGGGCTTCAGCTGCCAGGGGAACATCCTGGCCGGGCCGCGCGTGGTCGAGGCCATGGCCGAGGCCTTCGCCGCCGCCCGGGGCGAGCTGGCCGAGCGGCTGCTGGCGGCGCTCCGCGCCGGGCAGGAGGCGGGCGGCGACCGGCGCGGGCAGGAGTCGGCGGCGCTCCTGGTGGTCCGCGAGGGCGGCGGCTACGGCGGCTTCGACGACCGCCTCGTCGACCTGCGCGTCGACGACCACCCGCGGCCGGTGGAGGAGCTCGGGCGCCTGCTGGAGCTGCACCGGCTCTACTTCGGCGAGAGCCGCGAGGTGCTGCCCCTGGAGGGGGAGACGGCGCGCCGGCTGCTGGCGGTGCTGGCGGCGGCCGGCTTTCACCTCGACCCGGGGCGGGGCTGGGACGAGGCGGCCGAGCGGGCGCTGCGGGAGCTGTACGGGATCGAGAACTTCGAGGAGCGCGACCCGGGTCCGGGGAAGGTGGACGCCGAGGTGCTGGACTTCCTTGCGAGGAAGTACGCGCCGGCGGAGCCCACCGCGCGCGGCGGCGCGGGCTGA